A window from Longimicrobium sp. encodes these proteins:
- a CDS encoding sialidase family protein, which translates to MTTQRSRSLAVALALLSAACGGEAGGKKNARQALGQPAELPSPAPEGSTAPNLVTDAQGRVYLSWTEPRPDSAHALRFAVLEDGRWSAPRTVAEGRGWFVNWADFPSLLPLSGGGIAAHWLQRSSGEKYAYEVRVARSADGGQSWGPSVVPHRDGTPTEHGFVSMWAAPGDSVGVAWLDGRKYAGREEGDPAAETAIMTTRISADGGAAPESPLDQRTCDCCQTAMAITSDGPLVAYRDRTADEIRDIYFTRLDGGRWTPPRPVHPDGWKIPACPVNGPALSADGSRVAIAWFTAARDTPRVQVAFSEDAGATWSAPVRVDGGTPAGHADVKLVDGGALVSWIERSAAGPAEVRVRRVARDGALGEPRTIGGVPERSVPRMAVGGSSVVFAWTAPGKPSRVQTARMELGR; encoded by the coding sequence ATGACCACGCAACGCAGCCGGTCCCTCGCCGTCGCCCTGGCGCTGCTCTCTGCGGCGTGCGGCGGCGAAGCGGGCGGGAAGAAGAACGCGCGGCAAGCGCTCGGCCAGCCCGCCGAGCTCCCGTCGCCCGCGCCGGAGGGGAGCACCGCGCCCAACCTGGTCACCGATGCCCAAGGGCGCGTCTATCTCTCGTGGACGGAGCCGCGGCCGGACTCGGCGCACGCGCTGCGCTTCGCCGTGCTGGAGGACGGGCGGTGGTCCGCGCCGCGCACCGTGGCCGAGGGGCGCGGGTGGTTCGTCAACTGGGCGGACTTCCCCTCGCTCCTCCCGCTGAGCGGCGGGGGGATCGCCGCGCACTGGCTGCAGCGGAGCAGCGGTGAGAAGTACGCTTACGAGGTGCGCGTCGCCCGCTCCGCCGATGGCGGCCAGAGCTGGGGCCCCTCCGTCGTGCCGCACCGCGACGGGACCCCCACGGAGCACGGCTTCGTGTCGATGTGGGCCGCGCCGGGCGACTCGGTGGGCGTGGCGTGGCTGGACGGCCGCAAGTACGCCGGCCGCGAGGAGGGCGACCCCGCCGCCGAGACGGCGATCATGACCACGCGCATCAGCGCGGACGGCGGCGCCGCGCCCGAGAGCCCGCTCGACCAGCGTACCTGCGACTGCTGCCAGACCGCGATGGCCATCACCAGCGACGGCCCGCTTGTGGCCTACCGCGACCGCACCGCCGACGAGATCCGCGACATCTACTTCACGCGCCTCGACGGCGGCCGCTGGACCCCACCGCGCCCCGTGCACCCGGACGGCTGGAAGATCCCCGCGTGCCCCGTGAACGGCCCCGCCCTCTCCGCGGACGGGAGCCGCGTGGCCATCGCCTGGTTCACCGCCGCCCGCGACACGCCGCGCGTGCAAGTCGCCTTCTCCGAGGACGCGGGCGCCACCTGGAGCGCCCCCGTGCGCGTGGACGGCGGCACCCCGGCGGGCCACGCGGACGTCAAGCTCGTGGACGGCGGCGCCCTGGTGAGCTGGATCGAGCGCTCCGCGGCCGGCCCCGCCGAGGTGCGCGTGCGGCGCGTGGCCCGCGACGGCGCGCTGGGCGAGCCGCGGACGATCGGCGGCGTGCCGGAGCGGTCCGTGCCGCGCATGGCCGTCGGCGGCAGCTCCGTCGTCTTCGCCTGGACGGCGCCCGGCAAGCCGTCGCGCGTGCAGACCGCGCGCATGGAGCTGGGGCGGTGA